A stretch of the Ostrea edulis chromosome 9, xbOstEdul1.1, whole genome shotgun sequence genome encodes the following:
- the LOC125660487 gene encoding E3 ubiquitin-protein ligase TRIM56-like, producing MLRAEEVKEEFLICAICTKEFDEEIYIPRVLPCLHTFCQACMKKILKQNLLVCPFCKVEYALPSDGIYVFPKDSTRRNLIEFLRVRKRSSDILCKDCPDDNIAADFCKECCIFMCVECTRAHKRSLASRGHVTMNIKQLQSSGPEIFRRKLKCTKLGHEGQPLAFYCTRKGCDQLVCTACTVCDHDKSKGHTILNVKDIHDQKTAELKKIFKMLDDDVNTAKMICQQTEQELLNIDIKEFEIEKEIEDTFELCHNALDLRKREIKSNLAALCENKKSSMQYKTKNLESFVEDVTSAKDFADSIVHHADPTEFIPLHLTLYRRLKMLTGQKFKKTMQVESPIFDPSRMDDEFQRLVRGMGQLSTTIHTRKLNFRRGRTDVGTSEAPTPSVEGDVRIGDILCPAFVYDSDTVHQYREISEDLRSLKNQTMGYTVQLPHSERRLKKYRGVIGSRPFQQPGKHYFEVHVDFQIHKKLDNVNFVFEIGLINRRGDVDQGHYVYDHSNAWSFCAQHCEEHMQLCQWCRHGGRNLSHTPLSGIDAGTVVDITYGFLVDTDQRKLIVVDCTNQKKLHTFTNLEVTRPLWPVFGCHWPSKIKIDMSLRTGNDINNISPLLRTQQ from the exons ATGCTTCGTGCGGAGGAAGTGAAAGAGGAGTTTCTTATATGCGCGATCTGCACTAAGGAGTTCGATGAAGAAATTTACATTCCCCGTGTTCTACCATGCCTTCATACATTTTGTCAGGCATGTATGAAGAAAATTCTCAAACAAAATCTTCTGGTTTGTCCATTCTGCAAGGTGGAGTATGCTCTCCCGAGTGATGGGATTTATGTATTTCCAAAAGATTCCACGCGGCGAAACCTGATAGAATTCCTTAGAGTACGAAAGAGGTCCTCCGATATCCTCTGTAAAGATTGTCCAGACGATAATATCGCTGCAGATTTTTGTAAGGAATGTTGTATTTTTATGTGTGTGGAGTGCACACGTGCGCACAAAAGAAGTCTCGCATCACGTGGTCATGTTACCATGAATATTAAGCAACTGCAGTCCAGTGGACCAGAAATCTTCCGAAGGAAACTTAAGTGTACAAAGCTTGGCCATGAGGGCCAACCATTGGCGTTTTACTGTACCAGGAAAGGTTGTGACCAGTTAGTTTGCACTGCCTGCACCGTGTGTGACCACGACAAATCAAAAGGTCACACTATACTAAACGTGAAAGATATTCATGACCAGAAAACTGCAGAATTGAAAAAGATCTTCAAAATGTTAGATGATGATGTAAACACTGCGAAAATGATTTGTCAACAAACTGAACAGGAGCTGTTGAACATAGATATAAAAGAATTCGAAATCGAAAAGGAAATTGAGGACACGTTTGAGTTGTGTCACAACGCGCTTGATCTACGAAAACGAGAAATAAAGTCAAACCTAGCTGCTTTGTGTGAGAACAAAAAATCTTCAATGCAGTATAAAACTAAGAATTTGGAATCGTTTGTCGAAGATGTTACAAGTGCGAAGGACTTTGCCGATAGCATTGTTCACCACGCCGATCCAACCGAATTCATTCCTCTTCATCTGACACTGTACCGCCGCCTCAAAATGCTAACGGGTCAGAAATTTAAGAAAACCATGCAGGTTGAGTCACCTATATTTGATCCATCAAGAATGGACGATGAATTCCAAAGGCTCGTTAGGGGTATGGGGCAACTGAGCACAACAATCCACACACGAAAATTGAACTTCCGGCGTGGTCGAACGGACGTGGGGACATCTGAAGCACCGACACCGTCTG tCGAAGGTGACGTCAGAATTGGAGATATTCTTT GTCCTGCTTTTGTGTACGACTCCGACACTGTTCATCAATATAGGGAAATTAGTGAGGATCTGAGATCTCTCAAAAACCAGACAATGGGTTACACCGTCCAGCTTCCCCACAGTGAGAGGAGGCTGAAAAAATATCGCGGAGTCATCGGCAGCAGGCCTTTCCAGCAACCCGGGAAACACTATTTCGAGGTTCATGTTGACTTCCAGATACATAAAAAATTAGACAATGTCAACTTCGTATTTGAAATCGGCCTCATTAACCGTCGTGGTGATGTTGACCAAGGACACTATGTGTATGATCACAGCAACGCTTGGTCGTTTTGTGCACAACACTGCGAAGAGCACATGCAGCTTTGTCAGTGGTGCCGACATGGCGGCCGCAACCTCTCGCACACCCCTCTTTCTGGCATAGATGCTGGGACCGTGGTGGACATCACGTACGGATTTCTAGTGGACACTGACCAAAGGAAATTGATTGTAGTGGACTGTACGAATCAGAAGAAACTTCATACATTTACTAACCTGGAGGTCACTCGTCCTCTCTGGCCTGTGTTTGGATGTCATTGGCCAAGCAAGATCAAGATAGATATGTCTCTCAGAACAGgcaatgatatcaacaatatttctCCTCTTCTACGCACTCAGCAATGA